Proteins co-encoded in one Corvus moneduloides isolate bCorMon1 chromosome 7, bCorMon1.pri, whole genome shotgun sequence genomic window:
- the ZNF804A gene encoding zinc finger protein 804A isoform X1 has product MIDEELLSKAARNFHTFVLPTSFMGSPTVFLENFHRSEDYAEKKNTIAKALEDLKANFYCELCDKQYYKHQEFDNHINSYDHAHKQRLKELKQREFARNVASKSRKDERKQEKALQRLHKLAELRKERTCAPGSGPMFKSTTVTVQDDCNDTPKSAAIDSTKSQNFSCTLMHDAQNCKDVASVVSSSPGDAGSPQSDTNKCGDQVQGAQGHRVGFSFAFPKKAAVKLESSAAVFYEFNDETSMEHGFSRRSRFVPETCNLQSPSAAEIVVCPEEKHNCFHPLVEKCTDTAEAPESQESKEPSSEESGVLESPAVTPAMSHSKHLVSLDTDSHSVDVSAADLGHQTLPLAADSAQVLPLDGSGHELQASRAPVQELVEDCSSLQDVAEENYNDGNSDPSANETEIKNLGADAVVPAPSEEGSGAPKSKPDVYKRPCQPFVPVLSKYGSNILQWPSEMLIYTSTDPSISYSCNPLYFDFKSSRASDSQEKPKHQPNIPHLHHKTESHHVLVSDFTNKPTSECGGYEVEVKKNVCNYTIPLLSDVSLFRNCDLAKNQNKVSLDESFTIRKTEKYHISQNPLQQNTVIDEKYNKVWIKEGHEKWLHRGRKSKRRRKLCHCHYHHCGDTTVPEMEMSPVTEKEVTYRDENKYQHLQSNSEKCRHDAGNIWLTASEVLQSHRKFGIENGPKRVMSASDHIHWDRGWCDFWSAKNSGQHHGCKGPHRKSKASSRRQAKQLTTSSRRHSLRHSKTCCSWKGRRSSYNPEHKCLGQCSEEKGLSQNQPIKRGYSVLTEEPEKPHRKRRQHTYSSSSDESSCGQTLSAEECLRQVHALGTYHKAKGKHRRRKTRIHHVFLDRNAKSETSEPSEENSANSTLNILGDLLTQDYLEETNADPKDDDAKDRDETMELEESKAPLETAGPQVLEDDKLMACAVMESAPAMLPDVITSSAASAPDHTAPAAAAKQDLPQEAKKKENVNSRENQARYKIPVPNRHLEHAPPKSYLCHYELAESLPHEKMGEVAGEWVQCNPGIFSSPPPLPFKEAQVNSHTFLTTEQLIAPFPLPDQTLIFPPDNHEKFKELPSEAYQQIVPQNVLSSKVKFAFAPPAMQPPGSPLPPLPLQPPLCSTSVTTIHHTILQQHAAAGALKVLQPHQQFLSQVPALSRAPLPHLPVGPRLCPGGHAAFVAPPHLPLLPPSVLHPVPLAFPPLPHTVFPSLLAPHPAVIPLQPLF; this is encoded by the exons AGACTGAAGGAACTGAAACAGAGGGAGTTTGCTCGAAATGTAGCATCTAAGTCAcggaaagatgaaagaaaacaggagaaagcCCTTCAACGTTTACACAAGCTAGCTGAGCTAAGGAAAGAGAGAACGTG TGCTCCTGGAAGTGGCCCTATGTTCAAATCCACTACAGTGACTGTGCAAGATGATTGCAATGATACCCCCAAAAGTGCCGCCATAGATTCTACCAAAAGCCAGAATTTCAGCTGTACATTAATGCACGATGCCCAGAATTGCAAAGACGTTGCTTCTGttgtttcttcctctcctgGAGATGCAGGTAGTCCTCAATCCGACACTAATAAATGTGGAGATCAGGTTCAAGGAGCTCAAGGACACAGAGTTGGgttctcctttgcttttcctaaGAAAGCAGCAGTCAAACTGGAGTCTTCAGCTGCCGTTTTCTATGAGTTTAATGACGAAACCTCCATGGAGCATGGATTTAGCAGAAGGAGTAGGTTTGTTCCAGAAACATGTAACCTTCAGTCTCCTTCAGCAGCCGAAATAGTTGTATGCCCTGAGGAGAAACACAACTGTTTTCACCCACTGGTGGAAAaatgcacagacacagcagaagCTCCTGAATCTCAGGAGTCAAAAGAGCCATCTAGTGAGGAAAGCGGGGTGCTGGAGAGTCCCGCTGTAACTCCTGCCATGTCCCACTCAAAGCATCTGGTGTCCTTGGACACGGATAGCCACAGTGTGGATGTAAGTGCAGCCGACTTGGGGCACCAAACACTGCCCCTGGCTGCAGACAGTGCTCAGGTCCTGCCCCTGGATGGCAGTGGGCATGAGCTGCAGGCTAGCAGAGCTCCTGTGCAGGAACTTGTGGAGGATTGTTCTTCTCTGCAGGATGTTGCGGAGGAGAACTATAATGACGGGAACAGTGATCCATCTgcaaatgaaactgaaataaaaaacctgGGGGCAGATGCAGTAGTTCCAGCACCATCTGAAGAAGGTAGTGGAGCCCCAAAAAGCAAACCGGACGTGTACAAGAGACCCTGTCAACCCTTCGTTCCTGTTCTTAGCAAATACGGATCAAATATTCTTCAGTGGCCatcagaaatgttaatttacACAAGTACAGACCCATCAATTTCGTATAGCTGTAATCctttatattttgattttaagtCATCAAGAGCAAGTGACAGCCAAGAAAAGCCCAAGCATCAACCAAACATACCTCATTTGCACCATAAAACTGAATCTCACCATGTCTTAGTCTCGGATTTTACAAATAAACCTACTTCAGAGTGTGGTGGTTATGAAgtagaagtgaagaaaaatgtgtgcaACTATACAATACCCCTATTAAGTGATGTTTCCCTCTTCAGAAATTGTGACCTtgcaaaaaatcaaaacaaagtgtcCTTGGATGAGTCGTTCACgattagaaaaacagaaaagtatCACATATCTCAAAACCCCTTACAACAAAACACTGTGATAGATGAGAAATACAACAAAGTCTGGATCAAAGAAGGCCATGAAAAATGGCttcacagaggcagaaaaagtaaaaggagaagaaaattatgtcaTTGTCATTATCATCACTGTGGGGACACAACAGTACCGGAAATGGAGATGTCTCCAGTAACCGAAAAAGAAGTTACTTAtagagatgaaaataaatatcagCACCTCCAAAGTAATTCAGAGAAGTGCAGACATGATGCAGGGAATATCTGGTTAACTGCGAGTGAGGTACTGCAGTCACATCGAAAATTTGGCATTGAAAATGGTCCTAAGAGAGTCATGTCTGCATCAGATCACATACACTGGGACAGAGGCTGGTGTGACTTTTGGAGTGCAAAAAATAGTGGCCAACACCATGGTTGTAAAGGACCACACAGAAAGAGCAAAGCAAGCTCCCGAAGGCAGGCAAAGCAGCTGACTACAAGTTCCAGGAGGCACAGCCTAAGGCACTCTAAAACGTGCTGTagctggaaaggcaggaggTCAAGCTATAACCCAGAGCATAAATGTTTAGGACAATGCAGTGAGGAGAAGGGGCTGAGCCAAAACCAGCCCATAAAGAGAGGTTACAGTGTTCTGACAGAAGAGCCTGAGAAACCCCACCGCAAGCGGAGGCAGCACACCTACTCTTCTTCCTCGGATGAAAGTTCATGTGGACAGACATTATCAGCAGAGGAATGTCTAAGGCAAGTACATGCTTTAGGTACATATCACAAGGCAAAAGGGAaacacaggagaaggaaaactaGAATCCATCATGTTTTCCTTGACAGGAATGCAAAAAGTGAGACCTCTGAACCTTCCGaagaaaattctgcaaattctacattaaatattttggggGACCTATTGACTCAAGACTATCTAGAGGAAACTAATGCAGATCCCAAAGATGATGATGCAAAAGATAGGGATGAAACGATGGAGCTGGAGGAAAGCAAGGCGCCTCTAGAAACTGCTGGCCCACAGGTGTTGGAAGATGATAAACTGATGGCGTGCGCAGTGATGGAGAGCGCACCGGCCATGCTTCCTGATGTCATCACaagttctgctgcttctgctcctgaccacactgctccagcagctgctgccaagcagGATCTTCCCcaagaggcaaagaaaaaagaaaatgtcaacaGTCGTGAAAATCAAGCTCGTTACAAAATTCCCGTCCCCAACAGACACTTGGAACATGCTCCTCCTAAATCCTATCTTTGCCATTATGAATTGGCCGAGTCTCTACCGCATGAGAAAATGGGTGAGGTAGCCGGTGAATGGGTGCAGTGTAATCCTGGCATATTTAGCAGCCCCCCGCCCTTGCCATTCAAAGAAGCACAAGTAAACAGTCACACCTTTCTAACTACCGAGCAGTTAATAGCCCCCTTCCCCCTGCCCGATCAGACGCTGATATTCCCTCCTGATAACCACGAGAAGTTCAAAGAGCTCCCATCGGAGGCGTATCAGCAGATCGTGCCGCAGAACGTGCTGTCCAGCAAAGTGAAGTTCGCGTTCGCCCCGCCGGCGATGCAGCCCCCGGGCTCGCCGCTGCCGCCCTTGCCGCTGCAGCCGCCGCTGTGCTCTACCTCGGTGACCACCATCCACCACaccatcctgcagcagcacgCTGCCGCCGGCGCGCTCAAGGTtctccagccccaccagcagTTCCTCTCGCAGGTCCCGGCTCTTTCCAGAGCGCCTTTACCTCATCTGCCGGTAGGACCGCGGCTCTGCCCGGGCGGCCACGCAGCCTTTGTCGCCCCGCCGCacctgccgctgctgccgccctCGGTCCTGCACCCCGTCCCGCTGGCCTTTCCCCCGCTGCCGCACACCGTCTTCCCGTCCCTGCTGGCCCCGCACCCGGCTGTCATCCCCCTGCAGCCGCTCTTTTAG
- the ZNF804A gene encoding zinc finger protein 804A isoform X3, translating into MECYYIVISSAHLSNGHFRNIKGVFRGPLSKNGNKTLRLKELKQREFARNVASKSRKDERKQEKALQRLHKLAELRKERTCAPGSGPMFKSTTVTVQDDCNDTPKSAAIDSTKSQNFSCTLMHDAQNCKDVASVVSSSPGDAGSPQSDTNKCGDQVQGAQGHRVGFSFAFPKKAAVKLESSAAVFYEFNDETSMEHGFSRRSRFVPETCNLQSPSAAEIVVCPEEKHNCFHPLVEKCTDTAEAPESQESKEPSSEESGVLESPAVTPAMSHSKHLVSLDTDSHSVDVSAADLGHQTLPLAADSAQVLPLDGSGHELQASRAPVQELVEDCSSLQDVAEENYNDGNSDPSANETEIKNLGADAVVPAPSEEGSGAPKSKPDVYKRPCQPFVPVLSKYGSNILQWPSEMLIYTSTDPSISYSCNPLYFDFKSSRASDSQEKPKHQPNIPHLHHKTESHHVLVSDFTNKPTSECGGYEVEVKKNVCNYTIPLLSDVSLFRNCDLAKNQNKVSLDESFTIRKTEKYHISQNPLQQNTVIDEKYNKVWIKEGHEKWLHRGRKSKRRRKLCHCHYHHCGDTTVPEMEMSPVTEKEVTYRDENKYQHLQSNSEKCRHDAGNIWLTASEVLQSHRKFGIENGPKRVMSASDHIHWDRGWCDFWSAKNSGQHHGCKGPHRKSKASSRRQAKQLTTSSRRHSLRHSKTCCSWKGRRSSYNPEHKCLGQCSEEKGLSQNQPIKRGYSVLTEEPEKPHRKRRQHTYSSSSDESSCGQTLSAEECLRQVHALGTYHKAKGKHRRRKTRIHHVFLDRNAKSETSEPSEENSANSTLNILGDLLTQDYLEETNADPKDDDAKDRDETMELEESKAPLETAGPQVLEDDKLMACAVMESAPAMLPDVITSSAASAPDHTAPAAAAKQDLPQEAKKKENVNSRENQARYKIPVPNRHLEHAPPKSYLCHYELAESLPHEKMGEVAGEWVQCNPGIFSSPPPLPFKEAQVNSHTFLTTEQLIAPFPLPDQTLIFPPDNHEKFKELPSEAYQQIVPQNVLSSKVKFAFAPPAMQPPGSPLPPLPLQPPLCSTSVTTIHHTILQQHAAAGALKVLQPHQQFLSQVPALSRAPLPHLPVGPRLCPGGHAAFVAPPHLPLLPPSVLHPVPLAFPPLPHTVFPSLLAPHPAVIPLQPLF; encoded by the exons AGACTGAAGGAACTGAAACAGAGGGAGTTTGCTCGAAATGTAGCATCTAAGTCAcggaaagatgaaagaaaacaggagaaagcCCTTCAACGTTTACACAAGCTAGCTGAGCTAAGGAAAGAGAGAACGTG TGCTCCTGGAAGTGGCCCTATGTTCAAATCCACTACAGTGACTGTGCAAGATGATTGCAATGATACCCCCAAAAGTGCCGCCATAGATTCTACCAAAAGCCAGAATTTCAGCTGTACATTAATGCACGATGCCCAGAATTGCAAAGACGTTGCTTCTGttgtttcttcctctcctgGAGATGCAGGTAGTCCTCAATCCGACACTAATAAATGTGGAGATCAGGTTCAAGGAGCTCAAGGACACAGAGTTGGgttctcctttgcttttcctaaGAAAGCAGCAGTCAAACTGGAGTCTTCAGCTGCCGTTTTCTATGAGTTTAATGACGAAACCTCCATGGAGCATGGATTTAGCAGAAGGAGTAGGTTTGTTCCAGAAACATGTAACCTTCAGTCTCCTTCAGCAGCCGAAATAGTTGTATGCCCTGAGGAGAAACACAACTGTTTTCACCCACTGGTGGAAAaatgcacagacacagcagaagCTCCTGAATCTCAGGAGTCAAAAGAGCCATCTAGTGAGGAAAGCGGGGTGCTGGAGAGTCCCGCTGTAACTCCTGCCATGTCCCACTCAAAGCATCTGGTGTCCTTGGACACGGATAGCCACAGTGTGGATGTAAGTGCAGCCGACTTGGGGCACCAAACACTGCCCCTGGCTGCAGACAGTGCTCAGGTCCTGCCCCTGGATGGCAGTGGGCATGAGCTGCAGGCTAGCAGAGCTCCTGTGCAGGAACTTGTGGAGGATTGTTCTTCTCTGCAGGATGTTGCGGAGGAGAACTATAATGACGGGAACAGTGATCCATCTgcaaatgaaactgaaataaaaaacctgGGGGCAGATGCAGTAGTTCCAGCACCATCTGAAGAAGGTAGTGGAGCCCCAAAAAGCAAACCGGACGTGTACAAGAGACCCTGTCAACCCTTCGTTCCTGTTCTTAGCAAATACGGATCAAATATTCTTCAGTGGCCatcagaaatgttaatttacACAAGTACAGACCCATCAATTTCGTATAGCTGTAATCctttatattttgattttaagtCATCAAGAGCAAGTGACAGCCAAGAAAAGCCCAAGCATCAACCAAACATACCTCATTTGCACCATAAAACTGAATCTCACCATGTCTTAGTCTCGGATTTTACAAATAAACCTACTTCAGAGTGTGGTGGTTATGAAgtagaagtgaagaaaaatgtgtgcaACTATACAATACCCCTATTAAGTGATGTTTCCCTCTTCAGAAATTGTGACCTtgcaaaaaatcaaaacaaagtgtcCTTGGATGAGTCGTTCACgattagaaaaacagaaaagtatCACATATCTCAAAACCCCTTACAACAAAACACTGTGATAGATGAGAAATACAACAAAGTCTGGATCAAAGAAGGCCATGAAAAATGGCttcacagaggcagaaaaagtaaaaggagaagaaaattatgtcaTTGTCATTATCATCACTGTGGGGACACAACAGTACCGGAAATGGAGATGTCTCCAGTAACCGAAAAAGAAGTTACTTAtagagatgaaaataaatatcagCACCTCCAAAGTAATTCAGAGAAGTGCAGACATGATGCAGGGAATATCTGGTTAACTGCGAGTGAGGTACTGCAGTCACATCGAAAATTTGGCATTGAAAATGGTCCTAAGAGAGTCATGTCTGCATCAGATCACATACACTGGGACAGAGGCTGGTGTGACTTTTGGAGTGCAAAAAATAGTGGCCAACACCATGGTTGTAAAGGACCACACAGAAAGAGCAAAGCAAGCTCCCGAAGGCAGGCAAAGCAGCTGACTACAAGTTCCAGGAGGCACAGCCTAAGGCACTCTAAAACGTGCTGTagctggaaaggcaggaggTCAAGCTATAACCCAGAGCATAAATGTTTAGGACAATGCAGTGAGGAGAAGGGGCTGAGCCAAAACCAGCCCATAAAGAGAGGTTACAGTGTTCTGACAGAAGAGCCTGAGAAACCCCACCGCAAGCGGAGGCAGCACACCTACTCTTCTTCCTCGGATGAAAGTTCATGTGGACAGACATTATCAGCAGAGGAATGTCTAAGGCAAGTACATGCTTTAGGTACATATCACAAGGCAAAAGGGAaacacaggagaaggaaaactaGAATCCATCATGTTTTCCTTGACAGGAATGCAAAAAGTGAGACCTCTGAACCTTCCGaagaaaattctgcaaattctacattaaatattttggggGACCTATTGACTCAAGACTATCTAGAGGAAACTAATGCAGATCCCAAAGATGATGATGCAAAAGATAGGGATGAAACGATGGAGCTGGAGGAAAGCAAGGCGCCTCTAGAAACTGCTGGCCCACAGGTGTTGGAAGATGATAAACTGATGGCGTGCGCAGTGATGGAGAGCGCACCGGCCATGCTTCCTGATGTCATCACaagttctgctgcttctgctcctgaccacactgctccagcagctgctgccaagcagGATCTTCCCcaagaggcaaagaaaaaagaaaatgtcaacaGTCGTGAAAATCAAGCTCGTTACAAAATTCCCGTCCCCAACAGACACTTGGAACATGCTCCTCCTAAATCCTATCTTTGCCATTATGAATTGGCCGAGTCTCTACCGCATGAGAAAATGGGTGAGGTAGCCGGTGAATGGGTGCAGTGTAATCCTGGCATATTTAGCAGCCCCCCGCCCTTGCCATTCAAAGAAGCACAAGTAAACAGTCACACCTTTCTAACTACCGAGCAGTTAATAGCCCCCTTCCCCCTGCCCGATCAGACGCTGATATTCCCTCCTGATAACCACGAGAAGTTCAAAGAGCTCCCATCGGAGGCGTATCAGCAGATCGTGCCGCAGAACGTGCTGTCCAGCAAAGTGAAGTTCGCGTTCGCCCCGCCGGCGATGCAGCCCCCGGGCTCGCCGCTGCCGCCCTTGCCGCTGCAGCCGCCGCTGTGCTCTACCTCGGTGACCACCATCCACCACaccatcctgcagcagcacgCTGCCGCCGGCGCGCTCAAGGTtctccagccccaccagcagTTCCTCTCGCAGGTCCCGGCTCTTTCCAGAGCGCCTTTACCTCATCTGCCGGTAGGACCGCGGCTCTGCCCGGGCGGCCACGCAGCCTTTGTCGCCCCGCCGCacctgccgctgctgccgccctCGGTCCTGCACCCCGTCCCGCTGGCCTTTCCCCCGCTGCCGCACACCGTCTTCCCGTCCCTGCTGGCCCCGCACCCGGCTGTCATCCCCCTGCAGCCGCTCTTTTAG
- the ZNF804A gene encoding zinc finger protein 804A isoform X2 encodes MECYYIVISSAHLSNGHFRNIKGVFRGPLSKNGNKTLDYAEKKNTIAKALEDLKANFYCELCDKQYYKHQEFDNHINSYDHAHKQRLKELKQREFARNVASKSRKDERKQEKALQRLHKLAELRKERTCAPGSGPMFKSTTVTVQDDCNDTPKSAAIDSTKSQNFSCTLMHDAQNCKDVASVVSSSPGDAGSPQSDTNKCGDQVQGAQGHRVGFSFAFPKKAAVKLESSAAVFYEFNDETSMEHGFSRRSRFVPETCNLQSPSAAEIVVCPEEKHNCFHPLVEKCTDTAEAPESQESKEPSSEESGVLESPAVTPAMSHSKHLVSLDTDSHSVDVSAADLGHQTLPLAADSAQVLPLDGSGHELQASRAPVQELVEDCSSLQDVAEENYNDGNSDPSANETEIKNLGADAVVPAPSEEGSGAPKSKPDVYKRPCQPFVPVLSKYGSNILQWPSEMLIYTSTDPSISYSCNPLYFDFKSSRASDSQEKPKHQPNIPHLHHKTESHHVLVSDFTNKPTSECGGYEVEVKKNVCNYTIPLLSDVSLFRNCDLAKNQNKVSLDESFTIRKTEKYHISQNPLQQNTVIDEKYNKVWIKEGHEKWLHRGRKSKRRRKLCHCHYHHCGDTTVPEMEMSPVTEKEVTYRDENKYQHLQSNSEKCRHDAGNIWLTASEVLQSHRKFGIENGPKRVMSASDHIHWDRGWCDFWSAKNSGQHHGCKGPHRKSKASSRRQAKQLTTSSRRHSLRHSKTCCSWKGRRSSYNPEHKCLGQCSEEKGLSQNQPIKRGYSVLTEEPEKPHRKRRQHTYSSSSDESSCGQTLSAEECLRQVHALGTYHKAKGKHRRRKTRIHHVFLDRNAKSETSEPSEENSANSTLNILGDLLTQDYLEETNADPKDDDAKDRDETMELEESKAPLETAGPQVLEDDKLMACAVMESAPAMLPDVITSSAASAPDHTAPAAAAKQDLPQEAKKKENVNSRENQARYKIPVPNRHLEHAPPKSYLCHYELAESLPHEKMGEVAGEWVQCNPGIFSSPPPLPFKEAQVNSHTFLTTEQLIAPFPLPDQTLIFPPDNHEKFKELPSEAYQQIVPQNVLSSKVKFAFAPPAMQPPGSPLPPLPLQPPLCSTSVTTIHHTILQQHAAAGALKVLQPHQQFLSQVPALSRAPLPHLPVGPRLCPGGHAAFVAPPHLPLLPPSVLHPVPLAFPPLPHTVFPSLLAPHPAVIPLQPLF; translated from the exons AGACTGAAGGAACTGAAACAGAGGGAGTTTGCTCGAAATGTAGCATCTAAGTCAcggaaagatgaaagaaaacaggagaaagcCCTTCAACGTTTACACAAGCTAGCTGAGCTAAGGAAAGAGAGAACGTG TGCTCCTGGAAGTGGCCCTATGTTCAAATCCACTACAGTGACTGTGCAAGATGATTGCAATGATACCCCCAAAAGTGCCGCCATAGATTCTACCAAAAGCCAGAATTTCAGCTGTACATTAATGCACGATGCCCAGAATTGCAAAGACGTTGCTTCTGttgtttcttcctctcctgGAGATGCAGGTAGTCCTCAATCCGACACTAATAAATGTGGAGATCAGGTTCAAGGAGCTCAAGGACACAGAGTTGGgttctcctttgcttttcctaaGAAAGCAGCAGTCAAACTGGAGTCTTCAGCTGCCGTTTTCTATGAGTTTAATGACGAAACCTCCATGGAGCATGGATTTAGCAGAAGGAGTAGGTTTGTTCCAGAAACATGTAACCTTCAGTCTCCTTCAGCAGCCGAAATAGTTGTATGCCCTGAGGAGAAACACAACTGTTTTCACCCACTGGTGGAAAaatgcacagacacagcagaagCTCCTGAATCTCAGGAGTCAAAAGAGCCATCTAGTGAGGAAAGCGGGGTGCTGGAGAGTCCCGCTGTAACTCCTGCCATGTCCCACTCAAAGCATCTGGTGTCCTTGGACACGGATAGCCACAGTGTGGATGTAAGTGCAGCCGACTTGGGGCACCAAACACTGCCCCTGGCTGCAGACAGTGCTCAGGTCCTGCCCCTGGATGGCAGTGGGCATGAGCTGCAGGCTAGCAGAGCTCCTGTGCAGGAACTTGTGGAGGATTGTTCTTCTCTGCAGGATGTTGCGGAGGAGAACTATAATGACGGGAACAGTGATCCATCTgcaaatgaaactgaaataaaaaacctgGGGGCAGATGCAGTAGTTCCAGCACCATCTGAAGAAGGTAGTGGAGCCCCAAAAAGCAAACCGGACGTGTACAAGAGACCCTGTCAACCCTTCGTTCCTGTTCTTAGCAAATACGGATCAAATATTCTTCAGTGGCCatcagaaatgttaatttacACAAGTACAGACCCATCAATTTCGTATAGCTGTAATCctttatattttgattttaagtCATCAAGAGCAAGTGACAGCCAAGAAAAGCCCAAGCATCAACCAAACATACCTCATTTGCACCATAAAACTGAATCTCACCATGTCTTAGTCTCGGATTTTACAAATAAACCTACTTCAGAGTGTGGTGGTTATGAAgtagaagtgaagaaaaatgtgtgcaACTATACAATACCCCTATTAAGTGATGTTTCCCTCTTCAGAAATTGTGACCTtgcaaaaaatcaaaacaaagtgtcCTTGGATGAGTCGTTCACgattagaaaaacagaaaagtatCACATATCTCAAAACCCCTTACAACAAAACACTGTGATAGATGAGAAATACAACAAAGTCTGGATCAAAGAAGGCCATGAAAAATGGCttcacagaggcagaaaaagtaaaaggagaagaaaattatgtcaTTGTCATTATCATCACTGTGGGGACACAACAGTACCGGAAATGGAGATGTCTCCAGTAACCGAAAAAGAAGTTACTTAtagagatgaaaataaatatcagCACCTCCAAAGTAATTCAGAGAAGTGCAGACATGATGCAGGGAATATCTGGTTAACTGCGAGTGAGGTACTGCAGTCACATCGAAAATTTGGCATTGAAAATGGTCCTAAGAGAGTCATGTCTGCATCAGATCACATACACTGGGACAGAGGCTGGTGTGACTTTTGGAGTGCAAAAAATAGTGGCCAACACCATGGTTGTAAAGGACCACACAGAAAGAGCAAAGCAAGCTCCCGAAGGCAGGCAAAGCAGCTGACTACAAGTTCCAGGAGGCACAGCCTAAGGCACTCTAAAACGTGCTGTagctggaaaggcaggaggTCAAGCTATAACCCAGAGCATAAATGTTTAGGACAATGCAGTGAGGAGAAGGGGCTGAGCCAAAACCAGCCCATAAAGAGAGGTTACAGTGTTCTGACAGAAGAGCCTGAGAAACCCCACCGCAAGCGGAGGCAGCACACCTACTCTTCTTCCTCGGATGAAAGTTCATGTGGACAGACATTATCAGCAGAGGAATGTCTAAGGCAAGTACATGCTTTAGGTACATATCACAAGGCAAAAGGGAaacacaggagaaggaaaactaGAATCCATCATGTTTTCCTTGACAGGAATGCAAAAAGTGAGACCTCTGAACCTTCCGaagaaaattctgcaaattctacattaaatattttggggGACCTATTGACTCAAGACTATCTAGAGGAAACTAATGCAGATCCCAAAGATGATGATGCAAAAGATAGGGATGAAACGATGGAGCTGGAGGAAAGCAAGGCGCCTCTAGAAACTGCTGGCCCACAGGTGTTGGAAGATGATAAACTGATGGCGTGCGCAGTGATGGAGAGCGCACCGGCCATGCTTCCTGATGTCATCACaagttctgctgcttctgctcctgaccacactgctccagcagctgctgccaagcagGATCTTCCCcaagaggcaaagaaaaaagaaaatgtcaacaGTCGTGAAAATCAAGCTCGTTACAAAATTCCCGTCCCCAACAGACACTTGGAACATGCTCCTCCTAAATCCTATCTTTGCCATTATGAATTGGCCGAGTCTCTACCGCATGAGAAAATGGGTGAGGTAGCCGGTGAATGGGTGCAGTGTAATCCTGGCATATTTAGCAGCCCCCCGCCCTTGCCATTCAAAGAAGCACAAGTAAACAGTCACACCTTTCTAACTACCGAGCAGTTAATAGCCCCCTTCCCCCTGCCCGATCAGACGCTGATATTCCCTCCTGATAACCACGAGAAGTTCAAAGAGCTCCCATCGGAGGCGTATCAGCAGATCGTGCCGCAGAACGTGCTGTCCAGCAAAGTGAAGTTCGCGTTCGCCCCGCCGGCGATGCAGCCCCCGGGCTCGCCGCTGCCGCCCTTGCCGCTGCAGCCGCCGCTGTGCTCTACCTCGGTGACCACCATCCACCACaccatcctgcagcagcacgCTGCCGCCGGCGCGCTCAAGGTtctccagccccaccagcagTTCCTCTCGCAGGTCCCGGCTCTTTCCAGAGCGCCTTTACCTCATCTGCCGGTAGGACCGCGGCTCTGCCCGGGCGGCCACGCAGCCTTTGTCGCCCCGCCGCacctgccgctgctgccgccctCGGTCCTGCACCCCGTCCCGCTGGCCTTTCCCCCGCTGCCGCACACCGTCTTCCCGTCCCTGCTGGCCCCGCACCCGGCTGTCATCCCCCTGCAGCCGCTCTTTTAG